A window of Phragmites australis chromosome 15, lpPhrAust1.1, whole genome shotgun sequence genomic DNA:
TACCACCTGCGTGTAGTGCCCGCACATCTGCCCCGCTGTGCAGGAGTTGCTGTCGTAGTCGTAGAACTGCTTCTCGGACACCCAAGACCCCACGGCGTTGGACGCCGACCAgttggcgccggcggagccccagaagagGTTCTCACCGTAGGGACCGCTGGAGTGCTCCAGCGCGCAGTCGCCTTGGCGCTGCGCCGCGTAGCTCTGCGCGTACGCCGCCACGTTGTCATCCCACGACACCGGGCCGACGCCCACGTCCGCGCGCGCCGCGTTGTGCAGGTCCACGTAGTCCTGCGGCGAGTTCTGCGCCGCACACGGCGCGACGACGATGGCCGCGAAAGCCAGAGCTAAGCACGCTAGCTTCGGTGAGTATGCCATTGCTAATAAACCTATGAAGCTTGAGTGATATTGCACCTtgtatatgtgtgtgattaGCTTATTGCCGTTGTGATGCATGAGCTGTGGCGAGTGCCAGGGGTATTTATACTGTAGTAGCGACGAGAAAAGACCTCGGTGACTGCTCCAAGATACTTCAAGTAAACTGTAAAAGAAATGGAGATTGATGGGACTTGGTCAGTCAATGGTGGCCACAAGAAGCAATTTTTTTCCCCCGAGAGGGGTAAGAATTTCATGGACGCGAT
This region includes:
- the LOC133893045 gene encoding pathogenesis-related protein 1-like, which produces MAYSPKLACLALAFAAIVVAPCAAQNSPQDYVDLHNAARADVGVGPVSWDDNVAAYAQSYAAQRQGDCALEHSSGPYGENLFWGSAGANWSASNAVGSWVSEKQFYDYDSNSCTAGQMCGHYTQVVWRDSTAIGCALAVCDNNGGVFIICSYNPPGNVLGQSPY